The proteins below come from a single Holdemania massiliensis genomic window:
- the tuf gene encoding elongation factor Tu, protein MAKAKFDRSKEHVNIGTIGHVDHGKTTLTAAITNHLAKNGMAEAKAYDQIDGAPEEKQRGITINTAHVEYQTATRHYAHVDCPGHADYIKNMITGAAQMDGAILVVAATDGPMPQTREHILLARQVGVPAIVVFLNKCDMVDDEELIDLVEMEVRELLSEYGFDGENAPVIRGSALKALEGDPAWEGKIDELMDAVDSYVPTPERDADKPFLMAVEDVFTITGRGTVATGRVERGILKLGEEVEIVGIHDSKKTVVTGIEMFRKLLDFAEAGDNIGALLRGVNRDEVQRGQVLAKPGSVHPHTEFKAQVYVLTKEEGGRHTPFVSNYRPQFYFRTTDVTGVIKLPEGVEMCMPGDNVEMTVELIAPIAVEQGTKFSIREGGRTVGSGNVIEIIK, encoded by the coding sequence ATGGCAAAAGCAAAATTTGACAGATCTAAAGAGCATGTCAATATCGGTACCATCGGTCACGTTGACCATGGTAAAACTACACTGACAGCCGCTATTACAAACCACCTGGCTAAGAACGGTATGGCTGAAGCTAAGGCTTACGACCAGATCGATGGTGCGCCGGAAGAGAAGCAGCGCGGTATTACAATCAACACTGCACACGTTGAATACCAGACGGCAACTCGCCACTATGCTCACGTTGACTGCCCGGGCCACGCTGACTACATCAAGAACATGATCACTGGTGCAGCTCAGATGGACGGCGCGATCCTGGTTGTTGCGGCAACTGACGGACCGATGCCTCAGACACGTGAACACATCCTGCTGGCTCGCCAGGTAGGCGTTCCTGCAATCGTTGTATTCCTGAACAAGTGCGACATGGTCGATGATGAAGAACTGATCGACCTGGTTGAAATGGAAGTTCGCGAACTGCTGAGCGAATATGGCTTTGACGGCGAAAACGCTCCGGTTATCCGCGGTTCCGCTCTGAAGGCTCTGGAAGGCGATCCGGCTTGGGAAGGCAAGATCGATGAACTGATGGATGCAGTTGACAGCTATGTTCCGACTCCGGAACGTGACGCTGACAAGCCGTTCCTGATGGCTGTTGAAGACGTCTTCACAATCACAGGCCGTGGTACTGTTGCGACAGGCCGTGTTGAACGTGGTATCCTGAAGCTGGGCGAAGAAGTTGAAATCGTTGGTATCCACGATTCCAAGAAAACGGTTGTTACAGGTATCGAAATGTTCCGTAAATTGCTGGACTTCGCTGAAGCTGGCGATAACATCGGTGCGCTGCTGCGTGGTGTTAACCGTGATGAAGTACAGCGTGGACAGGTTCTGGCGAAGCCGGGAAGTGTTCATCCGCATACTGAATTCAAGGCTCAGGTTTACGTTCTGACCAAAGAAGAAGGCGGACGTCATACACCGTTCGTTTCCAACTACCGTCCTCAGTTCTACTTCCGTACAACGGACGTAACTGGCGTCATCAAACTGCCGGAAGGCGTTGAAATGTGCATGCCGGGCGACAACGTTGAAATGACAGTTGAACTGATCGCTCCGATCGCTGTTGAACAGGGAACAAAGTTCTCTATTCGTGAAGGCGGCCGTACAGTTGGTTCTGGAAACGTTATCGAAATCATTAAATAA
- the fusA gene encoding elongation factor G yields the protein MAREFSLENTRNIGIMAHIDAGKTTTTERILYYTGKTHKLGETHDGASQMDWMAQEQERGITITSAATTASWKGHRINIIDTPGHVDFTVEVERSLRVLDGAVTVLDAKAGVEPQTETVWRQATTYKVPRIVFCNKMDATGADFMMSVRSIGDRLGAKAAAIQLPIGAENTFRGIIDLLEMHAIFYADDLGTKMEIKEIPADMLDQAQQLRAELIEKAADYDDELMMKVLEGEEPTIPEIKAAIRKGVCSSEFFPVLCGSAYKNKGVQLMLDAVIDYLPSPLDIPAIQGHLEDGTQEARHADDKEPFSALAFKVATDPFVGRLTYFRVYSGMANAGSYVLNATKDTRERFGRIVQMHANHRAEITEVYAGDIAAAVGLKATTTGDTLCDEKSPIILESMVFPEPVIQMSVEPKTKADSDKMGLALAKLAEEDPTFKTYTDEETGQTIIAGMGELHLDIIVDRMRREFKVDCNVGAPQVAYRETIRQEAECEGKFVRQSGGRGQYGHVWIRFAPNEEGKGFEFVDGVVGGTVPREYIKPTQEGLEAALNNGLVAGYPVVDIKATLFDGSYHEVDSSEMAFKIAASMALKEAAKKCKPVLLEPIMSVEVTAPNEYLGSVMGDITKRRGQIRDQEERANAIVVRAFVPLSEMFGYSTDLRSFTQGRGNYVMQMDHYSEVPKSIAEKIAKKNASAE from the coding sequence GAACGTATCCTTTATTACACCGGAAAAACTCATAAATTGGGAGAAACCCATGACGGCGCCTCTCAGATGGACTGGATGGCGCAGGAACAGGAACGTGGCATCACGATCACGTCCGCGGCTACAACCGCTTCCTGGAAAGGTCACCGCATCAACATCATCGATACTCCGGGTCACGTTGACTTCACGGTAGAAGTTGAACGTTCCCTGCGTGTTCTGGATGGCGCGGTTACAGTTCTGGATGCGAAAGCAGGTGTTGAACCGCAGACGGAAACCGTTTGGCGTCAGGCAACGACCTACAAGGTTCCGCGTATCGTCTTCTGTAATAAAATGGATGCGACCGGCGCAGACTTCATGATGTCTGTCCGCAGCATCGGTGATCGTTTAGGCGCGAAAGCGGCGGCGATCCAACTGCCGATTGGTGCGGAAAACACATTCCGCGGCATCATCGACCTGCTGGAAATGCATGCGATCTTCTATGCGGATGATCTGGGAACCAAGATGGAAATCAAGGAAATCCCGGCTGATATGCTGGATCAGGCGCAGCAGCTGCGGGCTGAATTAATCGAAAAAGCAGCCGATTACGATGATGAACTGATGATGAAGGTATTGGAAGGCGAAGAGCCGACGATTCCTGAAATCAAAGCAGCGATCCGTAAGGGCGTCTGCTCCTCGGAATTCTTCCCGGTTCTGTGCGGTTCTGCGTACAAGAATAAGGGCGTACAGCTGATGCTGGATGCTGTTATTGACTACCTGCCGTCTCCGCTGGATATCCCGGCGATTCAGGGTCATCTGGAAGATGGAACGCAGGAAGCCCGTCACGCTGACGATAAAGAACCATTCTCAGCGCTGGCCTTCAAGGTTGCGACGGACCCGTTTGTCGGCCGTCTGACTTACTTCCGGGTTTACTCGGGTATGGCCAATGCCGGTTCTTATGTCTTAAACGCAACCAAGGATACCCGCGAACGTTTCGGCCGTATCGTTCAGATGCATGCCAACCACCGTGCTGAAATCACGGAAGTGTATGCGGGCGATATCGCAGCGGCAGTCGGCTTAAAAGCAACGACGACCGGCGACACGCTGTGTGATGAAAAATCACCGATCATTCTGGAATCCATGGTATTCCCAGAACCAGTTATTCAGATGTCCGTTGAACCGAAGACCAAAGCTGACTCCGACAAGATGGGCTTAGCGTTAGCGAAGCTGGCGGAAGAAGATCCGACGTTCAAAACATATACGGATGAAGAAACAGGCCAGACGATCATCGCCGGTATGGGTGAACTTCACCTCGATATCATCGTTGACCGGATGCGCCGTGAATTCAAGGTTGACTGCAACGTCGGTGCGCCGCAGGTTGCTTACCGTGAAACGATCCGTCAGGAAGCTGAATGTGAAGGTAAGTTTGTCCGTCAGTCCGGCGGCCGCGGCCAGTATGGTCACGTTTGGATCCGCTTTGCACCAAATGAAGAAGGCAAAGGCTTTGAATTTGTCGACGGTGTTGTCGGCGGCACAGTTCCGCGCGAATACATCAAACCGACTCAGGAAGGCTTGGAAGCAGCCCTGAACAATGGTTTGGTTGCCGGTTATCCGGTCGTTGATATCAAGGCTACACTGTTTGACGGTTCTTACCATGAAGTCGACTCGTCTGAAATGGCGTTTAAGATTGCGGCTTCCATGGCCTTAAAAGAAGCGGCTAAGAAATGTAAGCCGGTTCTGCTGGAACCGATCATGTCGGTTGAAGTCACAGCACCAAACGAATATCTCGGCAGCGTTATGGGTGATATCACCAAGCGCCGCGGTCAGATCCGCGATCAGGAAGAACGGGCTAACGCGATCGTTGTCCGGGCTTTTGTACCGCTGTCTGAAATGTTCGGTTATTCCACGGACCTGCGTTCATTTACTCAGGGCCGCGGCAACTATGTAATGCAGATGGACCACTATTCAGAAGTTCCGAAGAGCATTGCTGAAAAAATCGCCAAGAAAAACGCTTCCGCTGAGTAA
- a CDS encoding helix-turn-helix transcriptional regulator, which produces MNTTRHDYISSHVLQFHQTALRHSGTALTLVAILQGQAQVKRFSRLAEMNAGDVFFVNAGEVWAMTSREGCVALCVDVETALLPQVSYPYADRIQLVDSLVDPEETREVSLVYRDCIFLKDVLESYRLFNQEEPAGQRQLMEEKLGLTLVMEYNVQNEINRQFRSVSEDKFVRYYRIIDYIQTHLDAKLTLQQAAEAEKMQKSYFAQLWKQNDNMTFLECVSRYRLREAERRLLFTAASNAEICKACGFSDSKYFYRNFQQEFGMTPSQWKSLWTKSRFPDERILSPAEGQQYVAAQQCQLDYVKTDTRLYQQYLWLRDQSALKASASLELKLDLYHPDNVLMLGQQRVLTWYGFDLLMNLVRQRQLSVTLQIRMDCLEGEQDRQEFEELIAQVYARLGTRVTKNWKFELHCRQPQQLREAENLCGWMRKKLPACKVVCVLA; this is translated from the coding sequence ATGAATACAACCCGACACGATTACATTAGCTCACATGTTCTGCAGTTCCATCAGACAGCATTGCGTCATTCCGGGACAGCGCTGACGCTTGTCGCGATCCTTCAAGGGCAGGCTCAGGTCAAGCGGTTCAGCCGGCTGGCGGAAATGAATGCCGGCGATGTTTTTTTTGTCAATGCCGGTGAGGTGTGGGCCATGACATCGCGTGAGGGCTGTGTGGCCTTGTGTGTAGATGTGGAAACAGCGCTTTTGCCGCAGGTGAGCTATCCTTACGCGGATCGGATTCAGCTGGTGGATTCCCTGGTGGATCCGGAAGAAACCCGGGAAGTTTCGCTGGTTTACCGCGACTGTATCTTTCTGAAAGACGTGCTTGAAAGCTATCGGCTGTTCAATCAGGAGGAACCGGCCGGTCAGCGTCAGCTGATGGAAGAAAAGCTGGGATTGACTTTGGTGATGGAATATAATGTGCAGAATGAAATCAATCGTCAGTTCCGATCTGTCAGTGAGGATAAATTCGTCCGCTATTATCGGATCATTGATTATATTCAGACGCATCTGGATGCCAAGCTGACGCTGCAGCAGGCGGCCGAGGCTGAAAAAATGCAGAAGAGCTATTTTGCCCAGCTGTGGAAACAAAATGACAACATGACCTTTTTGGAATGTGTCAGCCGTTATCGGCTGCGGGAAGCGGAACGGCGGCTGTTGTTTACGGCTGCCAGCAATGCGGAGATCTGCAAGGCCTGCGGGTTTTCCGATTCCAAATACTTTTACCGCAATTTCCAGCAGGAATTCGGGATGACGCCGAGTCAATGGAAGAGCCTGTGGACAAAATCCCGCTTTCCGGATGAGCGGATTCTGTCTCCGGCAGAAGGTCAGCAATACGTTGCAGCGCAGCAGTGTCAGCTGGACTATGTCAAAACCGATACCCGCCTTTATCAGCAGTATCTGTGGCTGCGGGATCAGTCAGCCTTGAAAGCTTCGGCCTCGCTGGAACTGAAGCTGGATCTGTATCATCCGGACAACGTGCTGATGCTGGGACAGCAGCGCGTATTAACCTGGTATGGATTTGACCTGTTGATGAACCTGGTTCGTCAGCGGCAGCTGAGCGTGACGCTGCAGATTCGGATGGATTGTCTGGAGGGGGAGCAGGATCGGCAGGAATTTGAAGAACTCATCGCTCAGGTTTATGCCCGTCTGGGAACCCGTGTTACGAAAAACTGGAAATTTGAGCTGCATTGCCGCCAACCGCAACAGCTGAGGGAAGCGGAAAACCTATGCGGGTGGATGCGGAAGAAGCTGCCTGCCTGCAAAGTCGTCTGCGTTCTTGCTTGA